The sequence CAAAGTCATAGCATGTTACTGTGTAACTAGAACCAAGTTTATCACGATCTTGAAATTGAACCCACATAGTCTTGGATAGTGGTGCGTGCCATTCATGAGAGGTTGTTTCTTGCATGTTGAAGTGCTCTCTTGTGTAGTGAAATGTATAATCAATACACGCTTTGACTGGCATCATATGGGCATGATGCAAAACATTGTTCAACGACTCGGCTATGTTTGTGGTTAAGTTAGCCCAACGACGATCGTTCTCTCTATACAAAGTCCACTTATGAATATCATCTTCCTCTAAATAATCCCAAGCCTCCTCATTCAATGTTTTAATTCCACGCACTGCACCTTTGTATCTATTACTTTGCATTGCGGAACCGGCCCTCCAACACTACTTCTTCAGCTCGGTGTTTCCGTTAAACTTCGTCATCAAGTTACTACGAATGTGGCACAAACAATAACGATGATGTCAGCCATATTTCTGGTTAGCCATCACATTAAGTATACCAACATGACGATCAGATATAACACACAATTCTCTGTTACTGTGACAATTAACATGTGTTTGGAACATTTCCAAAAACCAAGCCCAACTTTCGTTCGACTCATTATCAACTATTGCAAATGTAACAGGCAGAATTTTTTCATTAGCATTTTTGGCTACCGCTGTAAGCATCTTGCCAATGTAGTTACCCTTCAAATGAGTCCCATCAATACAAACTATATGAATACATTTTTGGTACGCCATAATAGCGGGGTCAAATacccaaaatacatatttgaatgtgCGGACACCATATTCTACTTGAGGGCCAAACGCCCATCGAACAATTGTATCCAGATTGGTGTGAAGCAATTCATCGACATATGTGGGCAATTCTACCAAGTTGCTTTTTCAAGTTCCAAACAAATGTTCAATTGCAGTACGCCTAGAATTCCAAGCCTTGGTGTAAGAGATATTCACTTTCCAAACTTTTTTTTACGTGAGTTTGGATGTGTTTAACCTCATAGGCAATATCTTGACTAATAAAAGATATAATATCAGTAGCAATTATACTGGAGGTTAGGCAACGATTGTCGTTACCTTGCAAGTTTCCATAACAAATGTTTCCATCAAACCATTTTGTAATTTTCCACACACGATCATTATTTTTCATTGTAGCAGCTACCATCTAAGGACATCGTCTAATTTGATTTGGACCATTGTAATGAGGACTGTTTGTGTAacagatatcggctaaaaagtcacgttttcaccccggtattgaggcccaaaaataataaagttctaatatttatcgccaaaatactcgctttgtcagatcaaattgaagatcaagtaattacgaagccagtgcaaaaagaatcaagagaatcggagctaaaacaaagattctagagggaaaatagtgaaagacaagttacgatcccggaAACATCAGACCAgaccagggcaggccatacggcttacCATCCGGCTTGCCATACGACTTACCACAAGGGGTTACGGCATGCCATGCATACGCCCAGGTCAAACGGGCTGCCGAGTCATACGGGCAGGCCATATGGCTTGCCATACGGGCTGTCAGCCGTATGACAACAATTTCCATTTTCTATTTAAGggccatttgtcatccattttttcATGCACTTCAATTAacttctctctatctctctctctctctctctctctctctctctctctccctttctctctttctataatattagtcatacttttaaggtcttcgactctgtgcgggaaacctagtacccggagaagaacaccagagattgtattaggagtggtctggagtttgaagttgtcacttttgtattcagaactcctttaatctactggtacttctatcctttgtccttatataatgtctttcattattatgatttatgatattgttaccatgattagcgagtagttatctttagtgtatgctatgatatagtcagttataatgccgaaataatattatggtttgtgtatgttgttgagatgttttccgattatgctttaaactgaatcgtttttctaactaatagaacgtagttatcggctctgttattgggaa comes from Rutidosis leptorrhynchoides isolate AG116_Rl617_1_P2 chromosome 4, CSIRO_AGI_Rlap_v1, whole genome shotgun sequence and encodes:
- the LOC139841425 gene encoding uncharacterized protein, whose protein sequence is MQSNRYKGAVRGIKTLNEEAWDYLEEDDIHKWTLYRENDRRWANLTTNIAESLNNVLHHAHMMPVKACIDYTFHYTREHFNMQETTSHEWHAPLSKTMWVQFQDRDKLGSSYTVTCYDFETGMYKVQSIYQRNDDGGTEYTIRYFANKCTCGRWQHQRTPCSHGIAVCRKRNQDPT